Proteins encoded together in one Gemmatimonadetes bacterium T265 window:
- a CDS encoding hypothetical protein (frameshifted, deletion at around 936457;~possible pseudo due to internal stop codon), giving the protein MTIAPSPRSYAADVTGPTLLARVAAAIAAAPEPDDFGPVALAGIAAAAGAVGAAITAVQGAARAIRWSVGAPGNPGDTRPDVVRRAIPRAAANAPAYELLVVSPGQPIDDAELDAALALLGAVLGPADRADALGREVEAHARAAADERDFAAAVIDALPLGVYVTDREHRVRLWNRKREVDTLGVAREAAIGRTVFDVLPRQNAALVRRELDEVLASGTMQRLDTESTASGEARTYRLSKIPMALGSDAPTHVITVGEDVTEWRAALERTAQAEKLAAVGQLAAGVMHEINNPLGTIAACAETMTLGLAELPAESRPPGFGEYLRIVDHEVHRCRRIVDGLLNFSRAREPRRARVSIDAVVEQTLGLLRHHARFKRCAVRLDLGPTLGETAVPEILGDPDQLTQIAMALLLNAADAVAAAGAQDAMEPGREPTRRGITVRTARDVLDVGDDAGVRDAAVLEVVDEGTGMSRDVLAKIFDPFFTTKAPGDGTGLGLAICYGLVRDLDGRIDVDSTPGLGTTFRVLIPAA; this is encoded by the coding sequence GTGACGATCGCCCCATCGCCCCGCTCCTACGCCGCCGACGTGACCGGCCCCACGCTGCTCGCGCGCGTGGCCGCCGCGATCGCCGCCGCGCCCGAGCCCGACGACTTCGGCCCCGTCGCGCTCGCGGGGATCGCCGCGGCCGCCGGCGCGGTCGGTGCCGCGATCACCGCAGTGCAGGGCGCCGCGCGCGCAATCCGATGGAGCGTCGGCGCCCCGGGCAATCCGGGCGACACTCGCCCCGACGTCGTGCGGCGCGCGATACCTCGCGCCGCGGCAAACGCGCCGGCGTACGAGCTGCTCGTCGTCTCGCCCGGTCAGCCGATCGATGACGCCGAACTCGACGCCGCGCTCGCACTGCTCGGCGCCGTGCTCGGTCCCGCGGACCGCGCCGACGCGCTCGGCCGCGAGGTCGAGGCGCACGCCCGCGCCGCGGCCGACGAACGCGACTTCGCTGCCGCAGTCATCGACGCGCTTCCGCTCGGCGTCTACGTGACCGACCGCGAGCACCGCGTTCGTCTCTGGAACCGCAAGCGTGAGGTCGACACCCTCGGCGTGGCCCGCGAGGCGGCGATCGGGCGCACGGTGTTCGACGTCCTCCCGCGCCAGAACGCGGCCCTCGTCCGTCGCGAGCTGGACGAGGTCCTCGCGAGCGGAACCATGCAGCGCCTCGACACCGAGAGCACGGCCAGCGGCGAGGCGCGCACCTACCGGCTGTCCAAAATCCCGATGGCGCTCGGCAGCGACGCCCCGACCCACGTCATCACCGTCGGCGAGGACGTGACCGAGTGGCGCGCCGCGCTCGAACGCACCGCACAGGCCGAAAAGCTGGCTGCGGTCGGGCAGCTCGCGGCCGGCGTCATGCACGAGATCAACAACCCGCTCGGTACGATCGCGGCCTGCGCCGAGACGATGACGCTCGGGCTGGCCGAGCTTCCGGCCGAGTCGCGACCGCCGGGATTCGGCGAGTACCTGCGGATCGTCGACCACGAGGTGCACCGCTGCCGCCGGATCGTCGACGGGCTGCTCAACTTCAGCCGCGCGCGCGAGCCGCGGCGCGCGCGCGTCTCGATCGACGCCGTGGTCGAACAGACGCTGGGCCTGCTCCGGCACCACGCGCGCTTCAAACGCTGCGCGGTGCGGCTCGACCTGGGCCCGACGCTCGGCGAGACCGCCGTCCCCGAAATCCTCGGCGACCCCGACCAGCTGACCCAGATTGCGATGGCGCTCCTGCTCAACGCGGCGGATGCGGTAGCCGCGGCGGGAGCGCAGGACGCTATGGAACCCGGGCGCGAGCCGACGCGCCGCGGCATCACCGTGCGTACCGCGCGCGACGTGCTCGACGTCGGCGACGACGCGGGCGTGCGGGACGCGGCCGTGCTCGAAGTCGTCGACGAGGGAACGGGCATGTCGCGCGACGTGCTGGCGAAGATCTTCGACCCGTTCTTCACGACCAAGGCGCCCGGCGACGGGACCGGACTCGGCCTTGCGATCTGCTACGGCCTCGTGCGCGACCTGGACGGGCGCATCGACGTCGACAGCACGCCGGGACTCGGTACGACCTTCCGTGTCCTCATCCCCGCCGCGTGA
- a CDS encoding hypothetical protein (frameshifted, insertion at around 936746) gives MAPGAEDVAPGRVLVAEDEEHLGTLLAQFLRGRGLDVTLVRDGAAAVAELAGGKFDAAVVDVQMPGADGFAVLTAVAGLARPAEVIIASGNGTRETALAALRGGAYATVAKPYRMAEVELVVRRAVEVRRLRDTVLRLQRECETLRAEVERRGPAPPSAARGGTNDAGDAPA, from the coding sequence GTGGCGCCGGGCGCTGAGGACGTAGCGCCGGGCCGCGTGCTCGTCGCCGAGGACGAGGAGCACCTCGGGACGCTGCTCGCGCAGTTCCTCCGCGGGCGCGGGTTGGACGTGACGCTCGTACGCGACGGGGCGGCCGCCGTCGCGGAGCTCGCGGGCGGGAAGTTCGACGCGGCGGTGGTCGACGTGCAGATGCCCGGCGCGGACGGTTTCGCCGTGCTTACCGCAGTCGCCGGACTGGCGCGGCCGGCCGAGGTGATCATCGCGAGCGGCAACGGCACGCGCGAGACGGCGCTCGCCGCGCTTCGGGGCGGCGCCTACGCGACGGTCGCGAAGCCGTACCGCATGGCCGAGGTCGAGCTGGTCGTGCGGCGCGCCGTCGAGGTGCGCCGGTTGCGCGATACCGTCCTGCGCTTACAGCGCGAGTGCGAGACGCTGCGCGCCGAAGTCGAGCGGCGAGGGCCCGCGCCGCCATCCGCCGCCCGCGGCGGAACGAACGATGCCGGCGACGCACCGGCATGA
- a CDS encoding DNA-binding response regulator, which produces MKLLVIEDDPTVGQFVKRGLEEQRWGVELATDGERGERLAASGAYDLVILDMRLPGKSGLDVLTALRARGFERPVLVLTAQDAVDAKVTALRAGADDYVTKPFAFEELLARVEALARRPRALASPVLRVADLELDQATREVTRAGERVDLTPKEYAVLEYLMRHVGRVLSRTLITEYAWGYHFDPGTNIVDVVITHLRKKVDARHARKLIQTVRGVGYTIKT; this is translated from the coding sequence ATGAAGCTCCTCGTCATCGAAGACGACCCGACGGTCGGCCAGTTCGTCAAGCGCGGCCTCGAAGAACAGCGCTGGGGCGTCGAGCTGGCGACCGACGGCGAGCGCGGCGAACGCCTGGCCGCGAGTGGCGCGTACGATCTCGTGATTCTCGACATGCGCCTGCCAGGCAAGTCGGGGCTCGACGTGCTCACCGCGCTTCGGGCGCGCGGGTTCGAGCGGCCCGTGCTCGTGCTCACGGCGCAGGACGCCGTCGACGCGAAGGTCACGGCGCTGCGGGCCGGCGCGGACGATTACGTGACGAAGCCGTTCGCGTTCGAAGAGCTCCTCGCGCGCGTCGAAGCCCTCGCGCGCCGGCCGCGGGCGCTCGCGTCCCCCGTGCTCCGCGTCGCCGACCTCGAACTCGACCAGGCGACGCGCGAGGTGACCCGCGCGGGGGAGCGCGTCGACCTCACCCCCAAGGAGTACGCCGTCCTCGAGTATCTGATGCGGCACGTCGGGCGCGTCCTGAGCCGGACGCTTATCACCGAGTACGCGTGGGGCTACCATTTCGACCCTGGCACCAACATCGTCGACGTCGTGATCACGCACCTCCGCAAGAAGGTCGACGCCCGGCACGCGCGAAAGCTGATCCAGACCGTGCGCGGGGTCGGGTACACGATCAAGACGTAA